Proteins encoded in a region of the Candidatus Methylomirabilota bacterium genome:
- a CDS encoding sugar ABC transporter permease — MLTLVVVALVPFLYTVYLSLHEIRHAQVGDWAGLANYRTLLANPRFWHSAGISLLFIAIAVPLEFGLGLAGALVLNQGVRLRSLIIPVLFVPTMMAPVVVAILWKIMLAGSWGLLSYNLIERFGILTGTSVLASPSLALYALVLVDVWQWTPFMMLAFFAGLQSLPLTPYRAAAVDGASDLQAFRRLTLPLMAPLMAVIGLLRLIDAFKVFDTIFLLTGGGPGTATESTSLFVYKTVFDFWDLGPASATAVVIWIMFFVFANGFYQIARRKLGAF, encoded by the coding sequence ATGCTGACCCTGGTGGTCGTGGCCCTCGTGCCGTTCCTCTATACGGTGTACCTGTCGCTGCACGAGATCCGGCACGCGCAGGTGGGCGACTGGGCCGGCCTCGCCAACTACCGCACCCTGCTCGCCAACCCGCGGTTCTGGCACAGCGCGGGCATCTCGCTGCTGTTCATCGCCATCGCGGTGCCGCTCGAGTTCGGCCTGGGGCTGGCCGGCGCGCTCGTCTTGAACCAGGGCGTGCGCCTGCGCTCGCTCATCATCCCGGTGCTGTTCGTGCCGACCATGATGGCACCGGTGGTGGTGGCGATCTTGTGGAAGATCATGCTCGCGGGCTCGTGGGGCCTGCTCTCCTACAACCTGATCGAGCGATTCGGCATCCTCACCGGCACCTCGGTGCTCGCCTCGCCGAGCCTGGCCCTCTACGCTCTCGTGCTGGTCGACGTGTGGCAGTGGACTCCGTTCATGATGCTGGCCTTCTTCGCCGGGCTGCAGTCGCTGCCGCTGACGCCCTACCGCGCCGCCGCGGTGGACGGGGCCAGCGACCTGCAGGCCTTCCGGCGGCTGACCCTGCCGCTCATGGCGCCCCTCATGGCGGTCATCGGGCTGCTGCGGCTCATCGACGCGTTCAAGGTCTTCGACACGATCTTCCTGCTCACGGGGGGCGGGCCCGGCACCGCCACCGAATCCACGAGCCTCTTCGTCTACAAGACCGTCTTCGACTTCTGGGACCTGGGCCCCGCCTCCGCGACCGCGGTGGTGATCTGGATCATGTTCTTCGTGTTCGCCAACGGGTTCTACCAGATCGCGCGGCGGAAGCTCGGTGCGTTCTAG